DNA from Paraburkholderia sp. BL10I2N1:
CGACCGGGCCTATCGCATCAGCGTCAAACGCGAGGGAAGCGTCTCGCGCCATCTGCACGACACGCTGCATGTTGGCGACACGATCGAGGCACGCGGCCCCGCCGGCGACTTCACGATCGATCCGGCCGAACGCAGGCCAGCCGTGCTGCTCGCGGCGGGCGTTGGGATCACGCCGATGCTGGCCATGTTGCGTCATATCGTCCGCGAGGGAATCCGCACACGCAGGGTCCGCCCGACCTGGCTGATTCAGGCGGCGCGTAGCCTCCCGGAGCGTGCTTTCGACAAGGAAATCGCCTCGCTTATGACCATGGCCGACGGCGCCGTCCACGTGCTTCGCGTCCTGAGCCAGACCGACGGCGCGCTCGAGGATCGCGACTATGAGGCAGCAGGCCACGTCGATGTGGCACTGCTCAAGCAGGCGCTGCCCTTCGATGACTACGACTTCTACCTGTGTGGCCCGTCGGCGTTCATGCAGAACCTGTATGACGGACTGCGCGGATTGAACGTTGCAGACGCGCGCATCCACGCGGAGGCGTTCGGCCCCGCCTCGCTGCGCCGCACGCCCGACGCCGGCGCACCGGTCGAGCCGGCGCGTCTTCCTGCCAGCAAGCCGGTTCCGGTCGCGTTTGTGAAGTCGGGAAAGGACGCGCACTGGACACCCGGTTCGGGAACGTTGCTCGAACTCGCCGAATCGCGTGGCCTGTCGCCGGAATTCAGTTGCCGCGGTGGAAGTTGCGGAACCTGCCGGACGCGGATTCTCGAAGGCGCCGTCACGTATCCGGTGGCGCCCGCGACCCACGTGGCGAACGACGAAGCGCTCATCTGCTGCGCGGTTCCGGCCGAAGCGGAAGACGGTGAACCAGCGCGCCTGCAACTCGATCTGTAGGTGTGGCCAGCGACGGCTTCACACCACGCTGTCCACGTGCCCGGGAACGCACGACAGGTCGCGCATCGGACGCGAGAAGTAGTAACCCTGCACGAGCACGTTCGGCCACCGTGCGAGCCACTGCGCCTGCGCCGCGGTCTCGACGCCTTCGACCACGATGAACACGTCGAGCCCTTCGAGTAGCGAAAGGATGCCCGACACGACGGTCTCCGCACGCTGGCACCCAGGCGCTGCCCCCAGCAGCTCGCGCGCGAGCTTGACCGTGTCGACATCGAAGGCGCTCAGGAGCGCGAGCGACGAATAGCCGGTGCCGAAGTCGTCGATCGCGAGACGGATACCGGACTGGCGCAGCGGTTTCGTCAGTGATTTCGTCGCCAGGATTTTTGCGGTGTCTTCTGTTTCTGCGAGTTCGATTTCGAGCAGGTCCATCGACACGCCGTGTGAGCGTGCGATACGCTCGAATTCCTCGGCAAAGTGCTCGTAAGCGGCTACTGAAGGGGGCACGTTGATGGCGACCGGGCACACGGTCTGCCCCGCGCGCAGCGCGCGGCCCAGCTGGCAGCACGCGCTGTCGATCACGAACCAGGTCAGTTGCAGCGCGACCTGCGGGTTTTTCAGCACGACGAGGAACGCCTCCGGCAACAACAGGCCGTAGTCGGGATGCATCCAGCGAATCAGCACTTCGATGCGCGACAGGCCTCCGGTGCTGATTTGGTAGATACCCTGAAACGCCAGATGAAACTCGCCCGCGGCGAGCCCCAAGGAGACCCGCCGTTCTAAATCGGAAAACGGAATGGCTGCGGCACTTTGGGGTGCCGACGCATCCTTGTGGTCGTCATTCACTTGCATGGGTACGCGTTGGCCGGGAAGTTGAGTGTTTTGTCAGTCCACATACCACCGCACGTTCCGTACCAGGCGACGCATGCGCGCCTGCAAGCGAGCAGGCGCGCGCCTCGCGGGCACGCCTTCTGGGCGAGACCGTTCCGCCGAATCAATCGAGCGTTCGTAAATGTTTCACCTGCGTAACGTGACGCGAAGTGACCGCGACGCCAGTGTCGTGTCATTGTCCACGTCGGTGAGGTTATCGTTCCCCGCACCAGCGCATCACTGTCTACGCTTACGCCGTGGCGCCCGCCCTGCTCACTCGGCTTCCTGGGTGCACCACCGCATCCACTCTGAAGTGATGCGGCAGCATAGACCGTTAGTTGCGTTTGTAACCAGACCACTACTTCGCAAACAGCGACGCCATCTCGGCAAACGCCTTGATCTCGATGGCATTGCCCGACGGATCGGGGAAGAACATCGTTGCCTGTTCGCCGACTTCGCCCTTGAAGCGGATGTGCGGCTCAATGAATCCGTGGGCGGCGCCCGTCGAGAATGCGATCAGGACATTGGGCGAACTGCTGAGCGAGTTGAGCGCACGGCGCGAGTGATCATGCAGATGCGGGCCGCCGCGCAGCACCGCTTCGAGATAGGTCAGCATGTGCTGCCAGGGAAGTTCCTCGCGCAGCAGCAATTCATCATCATCTACCCGTCGATGATGGATCTGCGGGAGCCTGCAAAGAAGTAGCAGTTGACGAATATTCGAGGGCAGCAGTGAAGCGGTGCTGTCAGGCCACCTCCCGCTCATTCGACCAACACCACAGTTCCTCGGGCGATAGCGCCCGCGCATACAGGAAGCCTTGCAGTTCATCGCAGCCGATTCCGCGCAGGATCTGCGCCTCGTGCTCGCTTTCGACGCCTTCCGCCACGACACGCAGCCCAAGTTCATGTCCCAGTTCGATGATCGCCTTGATGATCGCCAGATCCGCCGGCGCGTCAAGCATGTCGTGCACGAAGGCGCGGTCGATCTTGAGCCGGTCGAGCGGGAAGCGGTTCAGGTAGCTGAGGCTCGAATAACCGGTGCCGAAGTCGTCGAGCGACAGCTTCACACCGAGCGCACGGATCGCCCTGATCGCCTCCAGGTAGTTTTCGGCGCTATCCATCAGCACGGTTTCGGTGATTTCGAGTTCGAGCAGTTCTGGCGGCACCCGGTGCGTCACGAGGCTGCGCCCGAGCGTCTCCAGCAGATCCGGCGCACGTAGCTGGATTGCCGACAGGTTGATCGACACGCGGATATCCAGCAGATCCTGGCCGCGCCATTGCGCGATCTGACGGCAGGCTTCATCGATGACCCACGCGCCGATCGGAATGATGAGGCGCGTTTCTTCCGCGACCGGAATGAACTGCGCCGGGGTAACCGTACCTATTTGCGGACTGTTCCAGCGCAACAATCCCTCGACCCCAACCAGTTCGCCCGTGCGTGCATCGACGCAGGGCTGATACGCAAGCCGCAGTTCCTTCCGCTCGATCGCGGTGCGCAGACACGCTTCGAGTGCGAGGCGATAGCGCGCGTGCTCGGCCATGTCGGGTGAGAAGAACTTGACCAGGTTGCGCCCGGCCGCCTTCGCCTGATACATCGCCGCGTCGGCGTTCTGCATCAGCGTTTCGATGTCGTGTCCATCTTCCGGA
Protein-coding regions in this window:
- a CDS encoding EAL domain-containing protein — translated: MQVNDDHKDASAPQSAAAIPFSDLERRVSLGLAAGEFHLAFQGIYQISTGGLSRIEVLIRWMHPDYGLLLPEAFLVVLKNPQVALQLTWFVIDSACCQLGRALRAGQTVCPVAINVPPSVAAYEHFAEEFERIARSHGVSMDLLEIELAETEDTAKILATKSLTKPLRQSGIRLAIDDFGTGYSSLALLSAFDVDTVKLARELLGAAPGCQRAETVVSGILSLLEGLDVFIVVEGVETAAQAQWLARWPNVLVQGYYFSRPMRDLSCVPGHVDSVV